Proteins encoded in a region of the Vitis riparia cultivar Riparia Gloire de Montpellier isolate 1030 chromosome 7, EGFV_Vit.rip_1.0, whole genome shotgun sequence genome:
- the LOC117919343 gene encoding uncharacterized vacuolar membrane protein YML018C, which yields MRTEVWRWVLGLIYIVAVASIWIAASYVVQSVVDEGVSPFLITYICNSLFVIYIPLVEIGRYLEDSYGSLCFWRSKKDIGLQEIGDSEQVVLLGESNLGARVGGSKQPVILEQGEISQHRIGIVSELDLKVERFEAASLDQAIVRKDGDEQLDSKGRWTRTRVAKASLLVCPFWFLAQLTFNLSLAYTTVTSNTILSSASSLFTFLVALVFLGEKFTWVKLISVLLCMGGTIIVSLGDSETGLSAIATNPLLGDIFALVSAALYAVYITLIRKNIPDDDGKSGQVSMAQFLGFLGLFNLLIFLPVALILNFTKLEPFYTLTWKQFGLIVGKGLLDNVLSDYLWAKAILLTSTTVATAGLTIQVPLAAVVDSLTGNAPNFMDYIGAAAVMAGFAGINIPIDDFCRSKEAGIELEKENISSTDQDHTLSIHKDTAIS from the exons ATGAGAACTGAAGTTTGGAGATGGGTTTTAGGTTTGATATATATAGTGGCTGTTGCTAGCATCTGGATTGCTGCCAGTTATGTGGTTCAATCTGTGGTAGATGAAGGTGTTTCGCCGTTTCTCATTACATACATTTGCAATTCATTGTTTGTGATTTACATACCTTTAGTTGAAATTGGGCGTTATTTGGAGGATTCATATGGAAGTCTATGCTTTTGGAGAAGTAAAAAGGATATTGGTTTGCAAGAAATTGGGGATTCAGAGCAAGTTGTTCTTCTTGGAGAGAGTAATTTAGGGGCCAGAGTTGGTGGTTCCAAACAACCTGTCATCCTGGAGCAGGGAGAAATAAGTCAACATAGAATAGGTATCGTTTCAGAATTAGACTTGAAAGTAGAGAGGTTTGAAGCTGCTTCACTTGATCAAGCCATTGTCAGGAAAGATGGTGATGAACAACTTGATTCAAAAGGGCGTTGGACACGCACTAGAGTGGCAAAGGCCAGCCTTTTGGTATGCCCCTTTTGGTTTTTGGCGCAACTCACTTTTAATCTCTCACTGGCGTATACTACTGTTACA TCAAATACCATCTTAAGCAGTGCCTCCAGCCTATTCACGTTTTTGGTTGCTCTAGTATTTTTGGGTGAGAAGTTCACTTGGGTGAAGCTTATAAGTGTTCTTCTTTGCATGGGAGGAACAATAATTGTCAGCTTGGGAGACTCAGAAACAGGGTTAAGTGCAATCGCTACAAATCCTCTCCTTGGAGATATTTTTGCTCTCGTGTCAGCTGCATTGTATGCTGTTTATATCACCCTTATTCGCAAAAACATACCTGATGATGATGGAAAGAGTGGTCAAGTCAGTATGGCACAGTTTCTTGGGTTTTTAGGGCTGTTCAACCTTTTGATTTTCCTTCCTGTTGCCCTCATTCTTAATTTTACCAAGTTGGAGCCATTTTATACACTTACATGGAAGCAGTTTGGTCTGATTGTTGGCAAAG GTCTGCTGGATAATGTGCTGAGCGACTACTTATGGGCAAAGGCTATTCTTCTGACATCCACCACTGTTGCAACAGCTGGTCTGACAATCCAAGTCCCATTGGCAGCTGTTGTGGATTCACTAACAGGAAATGCTCCTAACTTCATGGATTACATTGGTGCTGCGGCTGTCATGGCTGGGTTCGCTGGGATCAACATCCCCATTGATGATTTTTGCAGATCAAAAGAAGCTGGTATTGAATTGGAAAAAGAGAATATTAGTTCAACTGATCAAGATCACACCTTATCAATCCACAAAGACACTGCCATTTCCTAG
- the LOC117918908 gene encoding desumoylating isopeptidase 1: MAEEGHKVSLNVYDLSQGLARQLSMTFLGKAIEGIWHTGIVVYGNEYYFGGGIQHSPAGTTPYGTPLRVIDLGVTHVPKDVFEMYLQEISPRYTAETYSLLKHNCNNFSNEVAQFLVGATIPEYILELPNEVINSPMGALILPMIQQLETTLRAGAVPQVPQFKPSAMVQPMPSANGNLNKSSDSCINEAESNSKSEKQPSKADVLVPPAVKPAVVKEKAAVSDPLGDARSKVQEEISTEFAAIMATGTLRASEAAALATKRVMQRYGHMNVATSQS, encoded by the exons ATGGCTGAG GAGGGTCACAAGGTTTCCCTGAATGTGTATGACCTAAGTCAAGGGCTGGCTCGGCAGCTCTCAATGACATTCTTGGGAAAGGCTATTGAAGGCATATG GCATACAGGAATTGTGGTTTATGGCAATGAATACTATTTTGGTGGAGGTATCCAGCATTCTCCTGCGGGGACTACTCCATATGGTACCCCACTCCGAGTGATTGATTTGGGTGTCACACACGTACCAAAAGATGTGTTTGAAATGTATTTACAGGAGATCAGTCCCCGGTATACTGCTGAAACTTATAGTTTGCTGAAGCACAATTGCAATAACTTTAGTAATGAGGTTGCTCAATTCTTGGTGGGTGCAACCATTCCAGAATATATTCTGGAGCTGCCTAATGAGGTTATCAATAGCCCAATGGGTGCTCTTATAT TGCCGATGATACAGCAACTGGAGACAACACTGAGAGCAGGGGCTGTTCCTCAAGTTCCACAGTTCAAGCCTTCAGCAATGGTCCAGCCCATGCCTTCTGCCAATGGTAACCTCAACAAATCCTCAGACAGCTGCATCAATGAGGCTGAGAGCAATTCAAAATCTGAAAAACAACCCAGCAAGGCTGATGTGCTGGTGCCCCCTGCAGTCAAACCTGCAGTAGTGAAAGAGAAGGCTGCTGTGAGTGACCCCCTAGGAGATGCTCGGAGCAAGGTGCAGGAAGAGATCAGCACTGAATTTGCTGCAATCATGGCAACTGGGACGCTACGAGCAAGTGAGGCTGCAGCACTGGCCACAAAGAGAGTGATGCAGAGATATGGGCACATGAATGTTGCAACTTCCCAGAGTTAG